GGTCCGCACCGGAATTCCTCTTTTCGCCGCCGCCACCAGTTGCGGATGGTCGGGCTTGGCGGCGGCGGTGGCGATGACCAGCTCAGTGTCCGCCGGGATATCCATCGCCGTGCCGATGGAGATGTCGAAGCCCTCCGAGCGCAGGGACTGGACCGCCGGACTCGCCTCGTGGTCGCTTCCTCTCACTTGTGCGCCGCGCCGTTTCAGCAGCCGTGCGAGTCCGCTGACGCCGGTGCCGCCGGCGCCGACGAGCCAGATCCTTCGCTCAGCGAGGGAGCGCTGACTTGAGAACCACGGCGTGACGGAATCGATGATCACGCTCCTCATCGTATGAACTTTCCCGGAGACTTCGTGCTCGAATTGGGTGGTTGGCGCCATGCCATCACCATCGGCCCGGCAGGGGCCGGCGGGTGAAAACCCCGCTCAATTTCATGGCGACCTTCCGGCCGCCTCGCGACCCATTCGCCGTACAATCGGCGGATGACGGAATCGGCCGCTCCCTTGCGGGCACAAGTGCTGCTGGTGGACGACGAGGTGGAGCACGCCCAGACCATGGCCGATGCGCTGAAGCGGCCCGGGCATGTCTGCACCATCGTGCACAACGCCGCCCAGGCGGACATCGAGCTTCGCAACGGCAATTTCGATGTCATCGTCACCGACCTGGTCATGGATACGCCCACCAGCGGGCTCGATGTGCTCAAGCTGGCCAAGACCCATCAGCCGGAGGCCGAGACGATCCTGGTCACCGCCCATGGGGACGTGCCGACCGCCAAGGCGGCCTTACAGGGCGGGGCCTATGACTTCATCGAGAAGCCGCTGGACGTGGTGGTCTTCCGCAACATCGTGCAGCGGGCCGCGGAAACCGTCCTGCTTCGTCACCAGAACTCCAGCCTGCGCGGCCAGGTCGACGCGGCCTATGGCTTCGAGGGCATCATCGGCGAATCGGCCGCCATCCGCCAGGTCATCGCCACCATCAAGCAGGTCGCGCCGAGCACGATCCCCGTGTTGATCACGGGCGAGAGCGGCACCGGCAAGGAGCTGGTGGCCAGCGCCATCCACAAGCACTCCAAGCGCAAGGATCGCCGCTTCGCCACCTTCAACGCCGCGGGCCAGAGCGAGACGCTTCTCGAGGACCAGCTCTTTGGCCATGTGCGCGGCGCCTTCACCGGCGCCGACCGCGATCGCGAGGGTGTCTTCGAGTACGCCGACAAGGGCACGCTCTTCCTCGACGAGATCGGCGACATGCCTTTATCGATGCAACCGAAATTGCTGCGCGTGCTGGAGACCGGCGAGCTGATCCGTCTCGGCGCCAACGAGCCGCGCAAGGCCGACGTGCGATTCATCAGCGCCACCAACCAGGACTTGAAGACGCGATCGACCGACGGGCGCTTCCGCCAGGACCTCTACTTCCGGCTCAAGGGAGTCGAGATCAACATCCCGGCGCTGCGCGAGCGCCGCGAGGATGTGCCCCGCCTTGTCACGCACGCCGTGGGCAAGTGGTGCGCCGACCTGGGCCGGCCGCGCGTCGGCGTCTCGCAACCCGCCATGATGCGTCTCACCGCCTACGACTGGCCGGGCAACGTGCGCGAGCTGCTCAACCTGGTGCACCGGATCGTGGTCACCTGCCGCAAGCCGGAGATCGACCTCGCGGACATTCCCGACGAGATCCGTTCCACCGACAGCGACAACGGGTCGCCGGTGGGCAGCCTGGCGGGCGTCGGCCTGGACAAGCTTGAAAAGGAGGCCATCCGCCAGACGCTGGCCCTGACCCAGGGCAATCGGGAGCAGACCGCGCAGATGCTGGGGATCGGCGAGCGCACGCTCTACCGCAAACTCAAGGAGTACGGGCTCCGGTAGCGCGGTGCGCTGCCCGAAGGCCCACTCCCATGCCGTGGATTCTCTGGAGGCACATGACGGCGGAGCTCCTTCGGGTGCTGCTTTTCACCACCACGGTGATCGTGGTGGTCATCGCCTTCGGCGCCGCGATCAAGCCGCTGGCCGACAGCTCGCTGGGCTCCGGCAGCGTCGTGAAGTACGTCTCGCTGGCGATGATCCCCATGCTGCAATTTGCGCTGCCCTTCTCCGCGGGGTTCGCCGCCACGCTGGTGATGCACCGCTTCACCGCTGACAACGAGCTGGTGGCGATGTCCTCCTGCGGCCTGCGCTACCGCACCATCTTCGCGCCGGTCATCGCGATCGGTCTCATTCTGCTGGTGCTCATGTTCGTGCTGCTGCACACCATCGTGCCGCGCTTCTGGGGTCGCATGCAGGACATGCTGGCGCAGGACGCCACCAGCGTCTTCCTCGCCGCGGTCGGGCGCGGTGAGGCGCTGGAGGTGGGCAACGTGTCCATTTATGCGGACACCGCCACCGTGGATCCGAATCCTCCCGACAGCGGGGCGGAGCAGCGGCTGCTGCTGCAGGGCGTGGCGGTCGTCCAGAAGAACGGCAATGGCGATCCCGAGAGCGAGTTCACCAGCGAGTTCGCCACCGTCGACGTGCACCATGGGCGCGAGGGAGTCATCATGAAACTCGCCATGTCCAACGGCTCGGGGTTCAACGCCGCCGAGGGCACCGTGGTTTTCGTTCCCACGGCGCAGCCGCAGGCAGTCCAGCTGGGCCGCGCCCTCGAGGCCGACGCGAAGAGCATGACCTACTTCGAATTGCAGGATGTGCGAAGCCACCTGCCCGACCACATCGAAGTGCAGGCTGATCGCCAGGCGGTTCAGTTGTCGATCCTTCGCGCCGAGGTGTGGAAATGCGTGGCCCAGGTCCTCAAGACTTCCGGGTCCGTCGAGCTGGTCGAGGAGGGGGGCCGCCGCTCCTACAAGGTCGAGGGCGGGTCCATCGAAGGCGATGTGATCAAGCCGAAAAACGCCGGTGGAACCGTGCGCGTCGTCGAGCTGGACCGGGCCCGGCCGATTCGCGAGGCCGTGTGCTCGCAAGTGGTCATGCCCTTCGACCCCGAGGATCTCACGGCAGGGCGTGTGGACCTGATTGCCACCGCGCCCAAGGCGAAGGACCTGCTTCGCTCCGACGGGCTGACCTCGCGCTGGCCGGCGCGGATCCGGGGCCTCAGCGCCGCGCCCTGCTCCACCGCGAACATCAGCAAGCTTGAGTTCAACGAGCTGGCCCCGCGGGTCGAAGAGCTCTCCCGGCCCGAGTCGATCCTTCCCAAGGAGGTCCAGGCCTCGGCGGCCACCGCGATGACCCGCCTGCTGCGCACAATGAACACCGTCGACATCGACGCCTTCTCCCACCTCTGTCAGCGCGCGGCGCTGGCCTGGTCCGCGCCGCTGATCGTCCTGCTGGGGGCTTCGCTCGCGGTGTGGAAGCGAGAGAGCCTCCCGCTGACCATGTACCTGATCGCCTTCGTCCCCGGCATCCTCAACATCGTCATGATCGCCGGCGGCCAGCAGGTCATCCGGGCGGACAACGTCCTCTGGGGCGTCATGGTGTCGTGGACCGGCAACGCGATCCTGCTGCTCTGCTCCATCTACGCGCTGCGAAAGTTGGCGCGGAACTGACCCATGAAGATCATCGACCGCTACGTCGCCGTCCGCTTCCTCGTGAACTTCGCCCTGCTCGGTGCGGCCCTCTACGTCTTCGGCGTCAGCGTGGACGTGGTGATCCAGGCATCGCGGTTCCTGGACGCCGCGGATGCCGCAGTCGCGGCGGGGCGGTGGAGCTCGCGCGTGGTCGCCTTTGTGATGATGGTGCTGGATTTCCACGGGCCGCGCATCTTCCAATTCTTCCAGTTCATGCTCGGCTTCGTTTCGATCGGCGCCATGGGATTCGCCGTCTCCCAGATGCAACGCAACCGGGAGCTCACGGCGCTGATGGCCTCGGGCGTCAAGCTGCGGCGGCTGGCCTACGTGCTGCTGATCGCAGCGGCGGCGCTTCAGGGCTTGCAGTTCATCAACCAGGAGCTGATCCTTCCCAATCTCGCGGCGCGGCTGGTGCGCGACCACAGCGGATTGAAGTACGACACCGTCAGCCACTTTCCAATTCCGCTGACGCGCGACGGGCGCGGCACGCTGATCCAGGCGGGCAGCTTCGATCCGGCGCTCAACGTCGCGACCGGGCTGGTGGCCCTGGAGCGCGACGACAAGGGCAACGCAATCCGCCGCGTCAGCGCCGTCAGCGCGACCTGGAACGTCGAAAGCAAGAAATGGATCCTGAAGAACGGATCCGCCGTCCGCCCCCTGAAGCCCGGGGATTCCGCCCAGCAGCAGGCGGCCTTTTCGACCCCCGTGGACGAGTTGGACTCCGACCTCAGCCCTGAGCTGATCCTCAGCCGGCGCTTCCGCCTCTACGGTCCCATGCTCTCCACGCGCCAGGTGTTCGAGCTCATGAGCCGTGGCGGCGACAACCGCAATCAGGGGGTGCGCCTCCTGGCGGCGCGATTCATGGGCCCGATCGCCAACCTGCTCGTGCTCGCCGCGACCATTCCCTTCTTCCTGCGCCGCGAGCCCTGCAACCTGCTCATCCAGAGCGTGCGCGCCGCGGCCTTCTCGATCCCCGCGATGATCACCGCCGCCGCCATGCTCCTGGTGCCGACCGAGGGTCTGAGCATTCCGGTGGCGGCCGCGATTCCATTCGCGCTGCTGCTGCCCTTCGCGGCCTACCGGCTTACCGAGCTGCGTTCCTGACGCGGTTCCAACCCTCCTGCAGGGAGTCGTCGAAAATCACGGCGTTGCGCTGCGCCTGCCGAAGCTGCTTGGCGAGGTTCTCCATCAGGATGCGCTCCTGGCCCCGGCGGACCGCCCGCTCGGCCGCCGGTCGATCCTGGGCTGAATGGCTCGAGTCGCCGGGAATCTCCTCCTCACAGCGGACGAGCACGTAGCTGTTGTCGATCATCACCGGCGAGCTCACGCCGCCCTTGGGCAGCGACCAGAGCGTTTGCCGGAAAGAGCTCGGCCAGGTTGGATCGAGCCGGCTCACCGGCGCCACCAGTCCGCCCCGCGCGGCCGATCGGTCGGTGCTGAGGGCGGCGGCCACCTCCCCGAAGGGCTCACCCGCGTCGAGGCGCGTTCGAGCTTTCGCGCAGGATTCCAGATCCGGCAGGGCCATCACGCGGCATTGGCGCTTGGGGCCATGCGCCGAGTCAAGCAGTGCTTCCATGGCCTCCGGGGTGACCTTGACATCCTCCTGCACCAGCAGCCGCATCGCGGCGTTGCGCTTCAGCAGAGATTTCCAGCGCTTTTCCCCGAGGCCCTGGGCGGCGCGCAATTCGGACAGCAACACCTGGGCGCGGGCGGGATCCTCCGAGAGCGAGGCGACCAGATCGCGCTCTTCATCGTCCAGCAGCGCCTGGGTGAGGGCCATTTTGCGCGACGCCAGCATTCGATCGAGTTGGCGCTCCAGGAAGAGCTCCTCAAGGATCGAGGCGCCGGCCCGCTCGGCAAGCAGCGGTCTGAGTTCATCCCAGTTCACCGCGGTGCCATCCCACATCGCGGGCGGGCGCGACACGGCCGTGGATGCCGAAGCGCCTGGCGATGGCAGCCCCTCGGCGGGCGCACGGGTCGGCGCAGGCGCGGTCGTCGGAGTTGCGGCCGCCGGGTGCTCAGTCACGCTTCCACATCCCGTCAGGATCGTCGTCATGACCATCGCCAGGAAGGTCGATGGATCGTGCCGGAATCCTTGACGCCATCCGATCCGGATGTGGATCCGGAAATTTTCCAATCGGGTCATGGCGATGTGCCGTTGCATGGGTGTTACGCTGGAGTTCAATGTACAGCGTCCTCCTGATCATCTGCATTGGAACCCCATCGGGTGCATCGATGGAGGATCGCTTTGCGCAAGGCGCCGGGAAAACTCCGGTGCAATCCATGCAAAGCGACGCTCCCGCCTCGAAGGATTTCTCCAGCAAGCCCGCGGGCTCGCCGGCGACCGGCGCCGCGAACCCGGCGCCAACTCAGGGCAATGCCTCGCCCTTTCAATCCCAGCCCGCGGGGCAGACGCCAGCGCACATTTCGCCGAATCCCACTCCGTCCAATCCACCTGCGCCTGCCGATGCCATGGTGCCGCTGCCGCCGGTTTCACCGCTCCTGTCCAGCTTGATGCGAGCGCGGAATGCATCCATCTCCCTCGCCGATCGGCAGGCAGCATTGACGGATGCCATGAATGAAATCTCCAAGCTGCCCGCCGCGGATCAGGCTCGCTACGCCGAACTTGCGGGCGCCGCTCGGCAGCGCCTCGTGGTCGAGTCCTTTCTGTCGAACTCAGGGCAGGCCCAGGGTGCTGTGCCCGCGCAGTCCAAGTAGAACTCGGCCGCCCTTCAACTTCGCCAGCCGCGGCAAGGCATTCGACAACTCAGTCATCTGATCCAGGTCGATGTTCGGCGAAAGCCAACCGCTGCGCTTCCAACGCTCGAGCATCGGAAGGTCGATGACGATCGCGTCAAAATCCTTCGAAAGCATTGCGGCGGTATCGGAAGCCGTAAGGCCGCGGCACGCTTCGATGGGATTCCGGTCCCAGACCGTCGACCACGTCAGGTTTGCGCCTGGCCGGATCCAGAATGGTGTGCTCCATCCCACGCTGAGCACCCGCCACTCCGGATGCAGATGGTTGATCACCACTTCGGTCGTGAGATGGTTTTGTGCGTCTTCACGGATGGCCCGATCCGACGAGTGAAGATCCCGCCAATCCTCGTCGCCGGTGAAGTAGGCATTTTGCCCTATGAAATAAGCGGCTCCCGGGGTGTCGGTCGTCAGCCACCACAGTGGAAGGCAGGCCCAGGCGAACAAAAAGAGTTTCAGTGGAATCCGCGCCCGAGGCGCTCCCGTCATTCCCGCGGCGGTCAGGCCGAAGGCGAGCGCGAGGGGAACCGCCAGCGGAATCAGGAACCGGCTTTGCAGGTGGGTTCCAAACAACCAACCCAGAACAATGAGCAGGCAGACTCCCGAAATGGTCGTGGCGATCCCCCGCGTTGAGGATCGATAGGCAAGCCCGGCCATCGACGCCGCACCAATCCAGGGCAGCGGCCCCCAGAACCACTTCCAGGGTTCACCGTCGATGGGGGGATCGCCCAGTCCGAAAGTGAAGAGTTGATTCCAGAGGGCGTGCAGTCGAGCGAGCAGGTGAGCGCCGCTCGCATGCGCCTGGTTCCATCGTTGTGCCTGTTCGCTGTTCCACCAACCGGACCCCAGCAGTTCGGTGAGGAACGGAAAGAAGGGCGTCCCGGCGACGAGTCCGTTGCGCAGCATCCACGGAGCGAGGCACGCCAGCAGCGCGCTGATGGCGCAGGCCAGGGCTTTCCAATCGACGCTCTTCCGGCTTCGCAGGAGAATGGCCCAGGCAAGGACCGCGGGCAGCACAAGAATCACCGAGCTCGCCTTGCTTCCCACAAGCATGGCCACGAGCACGCCGATCATGAGCCCGCTTCGGGTCGATGAAATCGATCGCCCCGCGAGAAGATGCAAGAGCGTGGCAAAGGACAGCAGGATTCCCGACTCCGTGTAGGCGAGCGATCCGGTGACGATCATCCAGGGCGTTCCCACCAAGGCGCACGCGGTTGCGACCCTCGCCGCATCCTCGCTCAGCCTCCATTGTCGGGCGGCCATCGCGGCCAGATCCGCGAGCACCAGAGCCGCCACGACCAGCAGGCTTGCGTGGAGCAGTTGGCAAGCCACGGCGGCGTCGCGAGGATCGCCACCCAGGCACATCACATGAAGAAAGGCACCTTCGATGAAGTTGGGCATGCCCGAATACGCGAGATGGTCCAGCGGACGGATCGCGCCGATCGCAAGCCATTCCTTTGGCGCCTGCAGGTGGTACTCCAAGGCGTCGTATCCGCCAAACTCCGAGCTCCACATCACGCCCGGCGAAATGCTGGCTGCGATCAGGAGCGCGACAGCGGCCGGCAGCGCCGGCCACCACCATCCCAGTGAGGTGTTCGGCGCGTGATTGCGGGCCGACGCGCCGCGAAGGTGGAAGTGAATCGCCAGGATCCATCCCGGAACTAGTGCTCCGATCGACGCCGCTCCATGAAGCAACCCGAGCGATCCAAGCCATTGATCAAGGGCGACTTGCAGGGCAAGGCCGAAAGCCAAGCCGATGACCGGCGCCGAAGGTCTTTCACCTTCCCTCAGACCAACGGCCAGTGCTCCAAGTCCATACGCCGAAAGCAGCCAGAGCGCCGTCTTCCAGCCGCTGAGCAGCCACACGCTCCACAAATCCATTCCCCCAATTCCGCCGCAGAGCCACTGCGTCAGCGCGGTGGCCGCCACCGCGACGGCGGCCCCGCCGATCGCCATTTTGGTCCATTGCGACTGTCCCATGGCGGGCATTGTCCCCTCCTATCGGTCAATTGCCGAGTTCTCTCATGCTCTGAAGCCTCTTGAGCCGATTCCATGCGGCGGTCATGGATGACCGGGCATGCCCGATTTGGTTTCGGGCACTGGGTGGCGGCGACAGGAGGTCGTATGCAAGTTGAAACAACACGCTTTGGCACCGTCGAAGTCGATGACTCGCGGCTTCTTCATTTTCCGGCCGGACTCCTTGGCTTTGGCCGGGTCCATCAATTCGCGCTGCTGCAACCCGACGATCGCGGCGTCTTCTTCTGGTTGCAAAGCGTGGAAAGCCCCGATGTGGCGTTTGTCGTCACCGATCCGCGGCTCTGGTCCTCGGAGTATGCGGTGACCATGCGCCGTGAGCAGAGCGAGGAGATCGGGCTGCGCGGGGAGGCGACGCCGGAGCTTCTCGTGATCGTGAACCGCCGCGAAAGCGGGATCACCGCCAACATGCAGGGGCCGCTGGTCATCAATCCCGCCAACCGAACCGGAATCCAAATCGTGCTCACCGACCGCCGCTGGACCACGCGGCATGAACTTGTGTCCGTGGCGCCCGCGGCTCGCGCCGTGTCCGCCTGAACGCGCCGACAAGCTTTGATCCTCCCTTCATGACGTCCACTTCCTGAATGCTCGTCCTCTCCCGTCAAATCGATGAACGCATTGTCATCGGCGATGACATCGAGGTCGTCGTCGTCGACATTCGCGGCGACAAGGTCCGGCTGGGCATCGTGGCCCCGACCTCGATCTCGGTCCATCGCAAGGAGGTGTACGAGGCCATCCGCAAGGAGAATGAGCAGGCTTCCACCCTGCGCGGGGATGTGCCCATGATTCATGCTCCCAGCCACTCGCGCGAGGGCATCAAGCGGCTGGCCCACGGCCCCACACCGGACATCAAGAAGTTCAGGCGCGAAAGCGCCTGAGTTGGTCCTGGGCCGCGGCGCAAAAAGAAAAGAAGCCCGGCGTCGCCGGGCTTTTTGAAGCCTCAACAATTTGGTTGCTGGTCAGGCGGCCCGGGCCTTGGCGCTCAAGTGTTTCTTCGCCATCTCCACCAGCACATCAAAGGTGGCGGGATCCTGAATGGCCAGCTCGCTGAGCATCTTGCGGTTCAGAAGGCAGCCGGCGCGCTGGAGGCCGCCGACGAACAAGCTGTAGCGGTAGTCGCGCATGCGGCAGGCGGCGGTCAGACGAGCGATCCAGAGCGACCGCATGTCGCGTCGGCGCAGGCGGCGGTGGGTCCAGGCGTTGCGCCCCGCCCGCATGAGGGCGACTTTGGCCTGCTGCTTGTGGCGGCTCTTGGTTCCGTAGTAGCCTCGTGCCTCGCGAAGAACGCGTCGGCGGGCCTGGGTTCGAGCTGCTCCTTTACGTGCGCGTGGCATGAATCAATCCTTCCCGCCGGTCGCGGCCGGGCGTTTGGCGGTACGCAGTTTCCGTCCCAAAATTTTGGACATGGCGATCAGATCCGTCGCGCCGAGGTAGCGCGACTTGCGATAACTCTGCACGGTGGTGCCTCTTTTATTGCTCTTCAAGTGGCGGGAATTCGGCGAATGAAACCGGACCTTGCCCGTGCCGGTCACCTTGATCCGCTTCAATAGTCCTTTGTGGCCTTTTTGCTTTTGCATGGGAGTTCGCCGCTTTCCTTGAGGGGTCGAAGAGTGTAACGAAATCGCCAATTGGGTCAAGCGCAAGGAACCTGAAATTGGAAACGATTCAAAATGTAGGGGATTCGCCCCTATTTGGCACGCCCGGGCTGTGGCGTGAGAAGCAGTGTGCATCGGTCCTCGTCCATTGGCCGCGACGTGGCCGGCTCGCGGGGATCCGCAGGCCCGTGCCCATCGAATCGAATCTCGCTCTCTATTGGGCTAGGAAGATGTCGTCGCCGCTGGTTGCATGCGGAGCGAAAGGAAGCGAATCGGCATCCTTCACGCCGTCGGGCAGGAAGATGTTGTCGCCATTGACCTCGGGCGTCACCAACCACAGGATCGAGACATCCGCGAACAGGACATTCTGGCCGCGCTGCTGATGGTTCATCGAGGAGAGCGAGGCGTTCGGCGCGGCGTCCGCAGTCCGCCCGGCGCGGCGCATCTGGATCACGGGATTGGCATCCGCCACGATGGGGGTTCGCCCCATCGTCTGCAGGCGGAAGGGCCGGTCCGCGCTCGGCACGCGGAAAGCGAATGAGCCGCACACCGATCCGGATGCGCAGGCCGGGCAGTGGCAGGAATCGTGCTTCGCGTAGCCGTTGCGCTCGAGCACCAGCAAGTGGCCGCTGTGCTCGTAATTGCTCCAGTCCATGCGCGAGGCGGCAGGGGACTCGAACAATCCGCCCAGGCTCGCGGTCGCCGGAAGATTGCCCCGGTGATCCACGGCGTAGGCGGCGAGGCTGGCGCCGACGGTGCGCAGGTTGTTGGCGCAGTTCTGCTCGAGGGCGGACGAGCGAATCCGCTGTGCGATCGGCCAGG
This portion of the Planctomycetota bacterium genome encodes:
- a CDS encoding LptF/LptG family permease; the encoded protein is MKIIDRYVAVRFLVNFALLGAALYVFGVSVDVVIQASRFLDAADAAVAAGRWSSRVVAFVMMVLDFHGPRIFQFFQFMLGFVSIGAMGFAVSQMQRNRELTALMASGVKLRRLAYVLLIAAAALQGLQFINQELILPNLAARLVRDHSGLKYDTVSHFPIPLTRDGRGTLIQAGSFDPALNVATGLVALERDDKGNAIRRVSAVSATWNVESKKWILKNGSAVRPLKPGDSAQQQAAFSTPVDELDSDLSPELILSRRFRLYGPMLSTRQVFELMSRGGDNRNQGVRLLAARFMGPIANLLVLAATIPFFLRREPCNLLIQSVRAAAFSIPAMITAAAMLLVPTEGLSIPVAAAIPFALLLPFAAYRLTELRS
- a CDS encoding sigma-54 dependent transcriptional regulator, whose product is MTESAAPLRAQVLLVDDEVEHAQTMADALKRPGHVCTIVHNAAQADIELRNGNFDVIVTDLVMDTPTSGLDVLKLAKTHQPEAETILVTAHGDVPTAKAALQGGAYDFIEKPLDVVVFRNIVQRAAETVLLRHQNSSLRGQVDAAYGFEGIIGESAAIRQVIATIKQVAPSTIPVLITGESGTGKELVASAIHKHSKRKDRRFATFNAAGQSETLLEDQLFGHVRGAFTGADRDREGVFEYADKGTLFLDEIGDMPLSMQPKLLRVLETGELIRLGANEPRKADVRFISATNQDLKTRSTDGRFRQDLYFRLKGVEINIPALRERREDVPRLVTHAVGKWCADLGRPRVGVSQPAMMRLTAYDWPGNVRELLNLVHRIVVTCRKPEIDLADIPDEIRSTDSDNGSPVGSLAGVGLDKLEKEAIRQTLALTQGNREQTAQMLGIGERTLYRKLKEYGLR
- a CDS encoding LptF/LptG family permease; its protein translation is MPWILWRHMTAELLRVLLFTTTVIVVVIAFGAAIKPLADSSLGSGSVVKYVSLAMIPMLQFALPFSAGFAATLVMHRFTADNELVAMSSCGLRYRTIFAPVIAIGLILLVLMFVLLHTIVPRFWGRMQDMLAQDATSVFLAAVGRGEALEVGNVSIYADTATVDPNPPDSGAEQRLLLQGVAVVQKNGNGDPESEFTSEFATVDVHHGREGVIMKLAMSNGSGFNAAEGTVVFVPTAQPQAVQLGRALEADAKSMTYFELQDVRSHLPDHIEVQADRQAVQLSILRAEVWKCVAQVLKTSGSVELVEEGGRRSYKVEGGSIEGDVIKPKNAGGTVRVVELDRARPIREAVCSQVVMPFDPEDLTAGRVDLIATAPKAKDLLRSDGLTSRWPARIRGLSAAPCSTANISKLEFNELAPRVEELSRPESILPKEVQASAATAMTRLLRTMNTVDIDAFSHLCQRAALAWSAPLIVLLGASLAVWKRESLPLTMYLIAFVPGILNIVMIAGGQQVIRADNVLWGVMVSWTGNAILLLCSIYALRKLARN
- a CDS encoding peptidylprolyl isomerase, which produces MQRHIAMTRLENFRIHIRIGWRQGFRHDPSTFLAMVMTTILTGCGSVTEHPAAATPTTAPAPTRAPAEGLPSPGASASTAVSRPPAMWDGTAVNWDELRPLLAERAGASILEELFLERQLDRMLASRKMALTQALLDDEERDLVASLSEDPARAQVLLSELRAAQGLGEKRWKSLLKRNAAMRLLVQEDVKVTPEAMEALLDSAHGPKRQCRVMALPDLESCAKARTRLDAGEPFGEVAAALSTDRSAARGGLVAPVSRLDPTWPSSFRQTLWSLPKGGVSSPVMIDNSYVLVRCEEEIPGDSSHSAQDRPAAERAVRRGQERILMENLAKQLRQAQRNAVIFDDSLQEGWNRVRNAAR
- a CDS encoding 50S ribosomal protein L35, with protein sequence MQKQKGHKGLLKRIKVTGTGKVRFHSPNSRHLKSNKRGTTVQSYRKSRYLGATDLIAMSKILGRKLRTAKRPAATGGKD
- a CDS encoding flagellar assembly protein FliW translates to MQVETTRFGTVEVDDSRLLHFPAGLLGFGRVHQFALLQPDDRGVFFWLQSVESPDVAFVVTDPRLWSSEYAVTMRREQSEEIGLRGEATPELLVIVNRRESGITANMQGPLVINPANRTGIQIVLTDRRWTTRHELVSVAPAARAVSA
- the rplT gene encoding 50S ribosomal protein L20 — its product is MPRARKGAARTQARRRVLREARGYYGTKSRHKQQAKVALMRAGRNAWTHRRLRRRDMRSLWIARLTAACRMRDYRYSLFVGGLQRAGCLLNRKMLSELAIQDPATFDVLVEMAKKHLSAKARAA
- the csrA gene encoding carbon storage regulator CsrA, coding for MLVLSRQIDERIVIGDDIEVVVVDIRGDKVRLGIVAPTSISVHRKEVYEAIRKENEQASTLRGDVPMIHAPSHSREGIKRLAHGPTPDIKKFRRESA